Proteins encoded in a region of the Leptolyngbya subtilissima AS-A7 genome:
- a CDS encoding peptide ABC transporter substrate-binding protein, whose product MNVRAIAAASLCLLLFGGCRAPESSQTETGTDTVAADDTLRLLYWQAPTILNPHFSSGFKDSEASRITLEPLASFDAEGNMVLFLAAEEPTLDNGGVAADGTSVTWKLKEGITWSDGTPFTAEDVAFTYEFLVNPEVATVNAGTYELVERVEAIDDTTVQITFKEPNPAWYLVFTGTEGMVLPKHIFEDYNGPNGREAPANTMPVGTGPYRVTSFTPGDVIVFEANPNYRDADQLAFSRVELKGGGDATSAARAVLQTGDVDYANNLQVEAAILEQLEAAGQGEVVTNFGSLLERVVINFTDPNQATADGETSSTEFPHPFFSDRLVRQAINLALDRDTIATQIYGPTGQATTNFLVAPSPFASGNTSYDYDPEAAAALLDAAGWVDSNNNGTRDKDEQEMQVVFQSSVNPVRQKTQEIVKQSLEQIGIGVELKSIDASVYFSGDPASRETLERFSADLQMFATGNTNPDPGSYMQTYTCAEVAQKANNWSGSNYARYCNPEYDALWQQAAATLDPEERQVLFIQMNDLLIEDAAVMPIIHRADVSGVSNRLTGINLTPWDLSTWNIAEWRRP is encoded by the coding sequence ATGAACGTTCGTGCGATCGCTGCCGCTAGTCTTTGTTTGCTGTTGTTTGGCGGGTGTCGGGCACCGGAGAGTTCTCAAACTGAAACCGGCACTGACACAGTCGCCGCTGACGACACTCTGCGGCTGCTTTACTGGCAAGCTCCCACCATTCTCAACCCCCACTTTTCCAGCGGGTTCAAAGACTCTGAGGCCAGCCGCATTACCCTCGAACCTTTGGCCAGCTTTGACGCCGAGGGCAACATGGTGCTGTTCTTAGCTGCCGAAGAGCCCACCCTCGACAACGGCGGCGTGGCCGCAGACGGCACCTCCGTCACCTGGAAGCTCAAAGAAGGCATTACCTGGTCAGACGGCACCCCCTTCACCGCCGAGGATGTAGCGTTTACCTATGAATTCCTCGTCAACCCTGAGGTGGCTACGGTCAACGCCGGTACCTACGAGCTGGTGGAACGGGTAGAGGCGATTGACGACACCACCGTGCAGATCACCTTCAAAGAGCCCAACCCCGCCTGGTATTTAGTATTTACCGGCACCGAGGGTATGGTGCTGCCCAAACACATCTTTGAAGACTACAACGGCCCCAACGGTCGCGAGGCCCCCGCCAACACCATGCCCGTGGGCACTGGCCCCTACCGCGTCACCAGCTTTACCCCCGGCGACGTGATTGTCTTTGAGGCCAACCCCAACTACCGCGACGCCGACCAACTCGCCTTTAGCCGCGTAGAGCTGAAGGGCGGCGGCGACGCCACCTCGGCAGCGCGGGCGGTGCTGCAGACGGGCGATGTCGACTACGCCAACAACCTCCAGGTCGAGGCCGCCATTCTTGAACAGCTAGAGGCGGCGGGCCAGGGCGAAGTGGTGACTAACTTTGGCTCCCTGCTCGAGCGCGTCGTCATCAACTTCACCGACCCTAACCAGGCCACCGCGGACGGCGAAACCTCCAGCACCGAGTTTCCGCACCCCTTCTTTAGCGATCGCCTGGTGCGCCAGGCCATAAATCTGGCCCTCGATCGCGACACCATTGCCACCCAGATCTACGGTCCCACTGGCCAGGCCACCACTAATTTTCTAGTCGCCCCTAGCCCCTTTGCCTCGGGCAACACTAGCTACGACTACGATCCCGAAGCCGCTGCTGCCCTGCTCGACGCCGCAGGCTGGGTCGACAGCAACAACAACGGCACCCGCGACAAAGACGAGCAAGAAATGCAGGTGGTCTTTCAAAGCTCGGTAAACCCCGTGCGCCAGAAAACCCAGGAAATTGTCAAACAATCCCTGGAGCAGATTGGCATTGGGGTAGAGCTGAAAAGCATCGACGCCAGCGTCTACTTCTCAGGCGATCCGGCCAGCCGCGAAACCCTCGAGCGCTTCTCTGCCGACCTGCAAATGTTTGCCACTGGCAACACCAACCCCGACCCCGGGTCCTATATGCAGACCTACACCTGCGCCGAAGTTGCCCAAAAGGCCAACAACTGGTCGGGCAGCAACTACGCCCGCTACTGCAACCCCGAGTACGATGCCCTCTGGCAACAGGCCGCCGCCACCCTCGACCCTGAAGAGCGCCAGGTTCTCTTCATTCAAATGAACGACTTGCTGATCGAAGATGCCGCCGTCATGCCCATCATCCACCGTGCCGATGTCTCCGGCGTCAGCAACCGCCTCACCGGCATCAACCTCACCCCCTGGGATCTCAGTACCTGGAATATCGCTGAGTGGCGACGCCCCTAG
- a CDS encoding AAA family ATPase: MTQAEIPVPLLMLVGIPGSGKSTWARDFVLTHPRYRTVSTDALRAQLYGDEAVQGDWLRIWQQVMTQWRQTIAAIHQGELEGVIYDATNARRRHRREAIATARQIGFTSIALVWFDLPLSLAIEQNRGRSRQVPADIIATMHRQLQGAPPSLQEGVNRVLVLRADLYLGLPSQSADPLR; the protein is encoded by the coding sequence GTGACGCAAGCTGAAATCCCTGTGCCCCTGTTGATGCTGGTGGGTATTCCCGGAAGCGGCAAATCAACCTGGGCCAGGGATTTTGTCTTGACACATCCCCGCTACCGCACTGTGTCTACCGATGCCCTTCGGGCCCAGCTTTACGGCGACGAAGCCGTTCAAGGCGACTGGCTGCGGATCTGGCAGCAGGTGATGACTCAGTGGCGGCAGACGATCGCGGCCATTCACCAAGGCGAGCTAGAGGGCGTGATCTACGATGCCACCAACGCGCGGCGGCGGCATCGGCGCGAGGCGATCGCAACCGCCCGCCAAATCGGCTTTACCTCCATCGCTCTAGTCTGGTTTGATCTGCCCCTGAGCCTAGCGATCGAGCAAAACCGGGGGCGATCGCGCCAGGTTCCGGCCGACATCATTGCCACCATGCACCGCCAGCTTCAGGGAGCACCACCATCCTTGCAGGAGGGGGTAAACAGGGTGCTAGTTTTGAGAGCAGATCTGTATCTTGGCTTACCATCTCAATCTGCTGACCCGCTACGCTAA
- a CDS encoding glucose-1-phosphate adenylyltransferase, with translation MKSVLAIILGGGAGTRLYPLTKFRAKPAVSLAGKYRLIDIPVSNCINSEIHKIYVLTQFNSASLNRHIGRAYQFSQFTEGFVEVLAAQQTPESPSWFQGTADAVRKYLWLFDSWNVEDFIILSGDHLYRMDYSLFVQRHRATNADITLSVVPIGYKQASDFGLMKVDSTGRVVDFSEKPKGEALEQMKVDTTSLGLSAEQAVEKPFIASMGIYVFKKQVLIDLLRKNLDQTDFGKEIIPASSRDYNVQAYLFDGYWEDIGTIEAFYEANLALTRQPYPDFSFYHEDAPIYTRARYLPPNKLQDCQITQSSITEGCILKNCRIHHSVVGLRQRINADCVIEDSLLMGADYYEPLSESSQHLTRGKIPMGIGEGSVIRRAIIDKNARIGRNVQIVNKDNVQEAEREDLGFYIRSGIVVVLKNAVIPDGMII, from the coding sequence GTGAAATCAGTTCTGGCCATAATTCTAGGAGGCGGTGCCGGCACTCGCCTTTATCCATTAACAAAATTTCGGGCTAAGCCAGCGGTTTCTTTGGCCGGTAAATATCGTTTAATTGATATTCCTGTAAGTAACTGCATCAACTCCGAAATCCACAAAATTTACGTACTGACCCAGTTCAACTCCGCCTCGTTGAACCGACACATTGGTCGTGCCTACCAGTTTTCGCAGTTTACCGAAGGCTTTGTGGAAGTGCTGGCGGCCCAGCAAACCCCTGAGAGCCCCAGCTGGTTTCAGGGTACCGCCGACGCCGTGCGCAAATACCTGTGGCTGTTCGATTCCTGGAATGTAGAGGACTTCATCATCCTCTCCGGGGATCACCTCTACCGCATGGACTACAGCCTGTTTGTCCAGCGCCACCGGGCCACTAATGCCGATATCACGCTGTCGGTAGTGCCCATTGGCTACAAGCAAGCCTCTGACTTTGGCCTAATGAAGGTCGATAGCACCGGGCGCGTAGTCGACTTCAGCGAAAAGCCCAAGGGCGAAGCCCTAGAGCAGATGAAGGTCGACACCACCTCCCTGGGTCTCAGCGCTGAGCAGGCGGTCGAGAAGCCCTTTATTGCGTCGATGGGCATCTACGTGTTCAAAAAGCAGGTGCTGATCGACCTGCTGCGTAAGAACCTCGACCAAACCGACTTCGGCAAAGAAATTATTCCGGCCTCGTCGCGCGATTACAACGTGCAGGCCTACCTCTTCGACGGCTATTGGGAAGACATCGGTACCATCGAAGCCTTCTACGAGGCGAATTTGGCGCTGACTCGGCAGCCCTACCCTGACTTCAGCTTCTACCACGAAGACGCACCCATCTACACTCGCGCCCGCTACCTGCCGCCCAACAAACTGCAAGACTGCCAAATCACCCAGTCGAGCATCACCGAGGGCTGCATTCTTAAAAACTGCCGCATTCACCACTCGGTGGTGGGGCTGCGCCAGCGCATCAACGCCGACTGCGTGATCGAAGACTCGCTGCTGATGGGAGCCGACTACTACGAGCCACTGTCGGAGAGCAGCCAGCACCTCACCCGAGGCAAAATTCCCATGGGCATTGGCGAAGGCTCGGTGATTCGTCGCGCCATTATTGACAAGAATGCCCGCATTGGTCGCAACGTGCAAATCGTCAACAAGGACAACGTGCAGGAGGCCGAGCGCGAAGATCTGGGCTTCTATATTCGCAGCGGCATTGTCGTGGTGCTGAAGAACGCGGTGATTCCTGACGGCATGATCATCTGA
- a CDS encoding substrate-binding domain-containing protein: protein MATQSPSLARAVALLLTTAAVSPIAADRLLAQAPSTLPDKGSIPTELPADAVLRLDGSSSMVLVNEGLRDRFLQRFPNASVEMGASRTDAALRALIDGELDIVAAGRPLTAVERSQGLVEVPIEREKIAVIVGTENSFDGSLSFDQFAQMFRGEIRNWAEVGGAPARIRVVDRPNYSDTRIALSRYAAFDGAFFGTGSTADPIDDDDTEAVIDALGADGIGYAVASQVLGRSDVRVLAMHQTLPNDPRYPYSQHRAYVYNSEDPSPAALALLGFFMKVPGPTNTAAAATKATAPTATPSPKATPAIATPAPTATPESTATSGQDTALAPPAGTTTETASSERFPWWLLGIPVLGGLLWWLLKGKSKPGAPHAASVGSAAPPPVLNPEAELTPVRDVASHAVLEVKPAPVRDMAGDAVPDAEPATVRNVAGDAVLKAGPATVRNVAVVSRSCAIQTINVHSRHNAVLLRGAQMQYLQDRVAATCSLEPGSYILRIKAGTFNYGDDIQSGEPWVLLWIYGGRVSNLKTGVWVNGTWSTLNGYADTLSLEVDEPAQLCAFFIDTFPENNTSAITLSVIRL from the coding sequence ATGGCAACTCAATCACCTTCTCTGGCTCGGGCCGTGGCGCTGCTGCTGACCACAGCGGCGGTTTCTCCGATCGCCGCCGATCGCCTTCTAGCCCAAGCCCCAAGTACCCTCCCCGACAAAGGCTCGATTCCTACTGAGCTACCGGCAGATGCGGTGCTGCGTCTCGACGGCTCTAGCAGTATGGTGCTAGTTAACGAAGGCCTGCGCGATCGCTTCCTCCAACGCTTCCCCAATGCCTCAGTGGAAATGGGGGCCAGCCGCACCGACGCAGCCCTGAGGGCATTAATCGATGGCGAGCTAGATATTGTGGCCGCCGGGCGACCTTTGACTGCCGTCGAACGCAGCCAAGGTCTAGTAGAAGTGCCCATTGAGCGCGAAAAAATTGCCGTGATTGTCGGCACTGAGAACTCCTTTGACGGCAGCCTCAGCTTCGATCAGTTTGCCCAGATGTTTCGCGGCGAAATTAGGAACTGGGCAGAGGTCGGTGGTGCCCCTGCCCGCATTCGCGTGGTCGATCGCCCCAACTACAGCGATACCCGCATTGCCCTGAGCCGCTATGCCGCCTTCGACGGAGCCTTCTTTGGCACAGGCTCTACCGCCGACCCCATCGATGACGATGACACCGAGGCCGTGATCGATGCCCTCGGTGCTGACGGCATTGGCTACGCGGTGGCATCCCAGGTGCTGGGCCGCAGCGATGTCCGGGTTTTAGCCATGCACCAAACGCTGCCCAACGACCCACGCTATCCCTACTCCCAGCATCGGGCCTACGTCTACAACTCCGAAGACCCATCCCCCGCCGCCCTGGCCTTACTCGGCTTTTTTATGAAGGTGCCCGGGCCAACTAACACTGCCGCTGCCGCAACTAAGGCAACAGCACCGACAGCAACACCCTCGCCTAAAGCTACTCCTGCGATCGCTACTCCAGCCCCAACTGCAACTCCTGAATCCACCGCTACCTCTGGACAGGACACCGCTTTAGCCCCCCCCGCTGGCACCACAACAGAGACAGCTTCATCAGAGCGTTTTCCCTGGTGGCTGTTGGGCATTCCTGTTTTGGGCGGGCTGCTGTGGTGGCTGCTCAAGGGTAAGAGTAAACCCGGAGCGCCCCACGCAGCCTCGGTAGGCAGTGCAGCCCCACCCCCTGTGCTAAACCCAGAAGCCGAGCTAACCCCCGTTCGAGATGTAGCTAGTCATGCGGTCCTAGAAGTCAAGCCAGCTCCTGTCCGAGATATGGCTGGTGATGCGGTCCCAGACGCCGAACCAGCTACCGTCCGAAATGTAGCTGGCGATGCAGTCCTAAAAGCCGGGCCAGCTACCGTCCGAAATGTGGCTGTTGTCTCTAGGTCCTGCGCAATTCAAACCATAAACGTGCACAGTCGCCACAACGCCGTCTTGCTCAGAGGCGCCCAGATGCAGTACCTACAGGACCGGGTAGCCGCCACCTGCAGCCTCGAGCCCGGCTCCTACATCCTTCGCATTAAAGCAGGCACCTTTAACTACGGCGACGACATCCAATCCGGCGAGCCCTGGGTACTGCTGTGGATCTACGGCGGCCGGGTCTCAAATTTGAAAACTGGCGTCTGGGTCAACGGCACCTGGTCCACCCTCAACGGCTATGCCGACACCCTCTCCCTAGAGGTCGATGAACCTGCCCAGCTTTGCGCTTTTTTTATCGACACCTTTCCCGAAAACAACACCAGCGCCATAACGCTGTCGGTGATCCGACTTTAA
- a CDS encoding ParM/StbA family protein — MTTTTAPRSRSAAGASRSSAKARGTQAASATPVLALDAGNYDLKFFAGSGHPKAIRSVRYQLPLGRDAVSFSEASPLIELPDGRRYHFGAQAYKYRRQQQTVIENKVELAKLHLYACLEPLAGNVADYNLNLHVSTPNPARNGEDIQAQLLGVHEFIRNDVEFRVKVESVEVGREGMGSYHYAKAQGIIPGQGYTIVVDIGGGTWLTRLVDADGEVIDENIMDRGGTYELATAISFDHRLTDLLGSSADPCIVMDGFRTDHVYADTGLAWADWLDEYLDPWFKGIFQTVKAQYTPYMPRVTRFLVTGGGSHLIADRLQGHDLFAVMGDPQFANVRGLFLMTGDTQLCMTTK, encoded by the coding sequence ATGACCACGACTACCGCCCCCCGCAGCCGCTCCGCCGCTGGTGCGTCTCGGTCTTCGGCCAAGGCTCGCGGCACCCAGGCGGCCAGCGCCACCCCGGTGCTTGCCCTCGATGCCGGCAACTACGACCTCAAATTTTTTGCCGGCAGTGGACACCCCAAGGCCATTCGCTCGGTGCGCTACCAGCTGCCCCTAGGGCGCGATGCTGTCAGTTTCTCAGAAGCCTCTCCCCTGATCGAGCTACCCGATGGTCGCCGTTACCACTTTGGCGCCCAGGCCTACAAATACCGCCGCCAGCAGCAAACCGTCATCGAAAATAAGGTGGAACTGGCCAAACTACATCTCTATGCCTGCCTTGAGCCCCTAGCCGGCAACGTAGCCGACTACAACCTCAACCTCCATGTCTCTACCCCCAATCCGGCCCGCAATGGGGAAGATATTCAGGCTCAGCTGCTCGGTGTCCACGAGTTCATTCGCAACGACGTTGAGTTTCGCGTCAAGGTCGAATCGGTGGAGGTAGGCCGTGAGGGCATGGGGTCCTACCACTATGCCAAGGCCCAGGGCATTATCCCCGGCCAGGGCTACACCATTGTGGTCGATATTGGCGGCGGCACCTGGCTCACCCGCCTAGTCGATGCCGACGGCGAAGTGATTGACGAAAACATCATGGATCGTGGCGGCACCTACGAATTGGCCACTGCCATCAGCTTTGACCATCGCCTCACCGACCTCTTGGGCAGCAGCGCCGACCCCTGCATCGTCATGGATGGCTTTCGCACGGACCATGTCTACGCCGATACAGGCTTAGCCTGGGCTGATTGGCTCGATGAGTATTTAGACCCGTGGTTTAAGGGCATCTTCCAAACCGTGAAAGCCCAGTACACCCCCTACATGCCCAGGGTGACGCGCTTTTTGGTAACTGGTGGCGGCTCCCACCTGATCGCCGATCGCCTGCAAGGGCACGATCTGTTCGCCGTCATGGGCGACCCTCAATTTGCCAACGTTCGCGGCTTGTTCTTGATGACCGGGGATACCCAACTATGCATGACCACCAAATAA
- a CDS encoding HAD family hydrolase yields MPKADYVNRFIELDCRGHVWKDKVYQCLVAEFEIRGLDWQALLQDYETQFQSHCVPFPSLIEVLSGLKQQGYLLGIVSNGKGTFQTRAIEGLGIQDYFEVILISEIEQVRKPQAEIFHRAARQLGTSLEMSVFVGDHPEVDIVGAKNAGMRAIWKRGLYWGEAKEADATINDLNEIPFVLQSFGNS; encoded by the coding sequence ATTCCTAAAGCCGATTACGTTAACCGATTTATCGAACTAGACTGTCGTGGCCATGTTTGGAAAGATAAGGTTTATCAATGTCTGGTTGCGGAGTTCGAGATAAGAGGTTTAGATTGGCAAGCGTTGCTCCAGGATTATGAGACGCAGTTTCAATCTCACTGTGTTCCATTTCCTTCTCTTATTGAGGTATTAAGTGGTTTGAAACAGCAAGGCTACTTGCTAGGTATTGTAAGCAATGGCAAAGGAACGTTTCAGACTCGTGCGATCGAAGGATTAGGAATTCAAGATTATTTTGAGGTGATCTTAATTTCTGAGATTGAGCAAGTAAGAAAACCACAAGCAGAGATCTTTCACAGAGCCGCGAGGCAGTTGGGAACATCCCTTGAGATGAGTGTGTTTGTTGGAGATCACCCTGAAGTCGATATCGTGGGTGCTAAGAATGCCGGAATGAGAGCGATTTGGAAACGAGGTTTATATTGGGGGGAAGCAAAAGAAGCAGATGCAACTATCAATGACCTCAATGAAATCCCTTTCGTCCTTCAGAGCTTTGGGAATAGCTGA
- the bchI gene encoding magnesium chelatase ATPase subunit I, giving the protein MNSTVATPSATFAPARRAVFPFTAVIGQDDMKLALLLNVIDPKIGGVMIMGDRGTGKSTTIRALADLLPEIEVVADDPFSRSPQDRDVWAERGTDDLPVAHKKVPMVDLPLGATEDRVCGTIDIEKALSEGVKAFEPGLLAKANRGILYVDEVNLLDDHLVDVLLDSAASGWNTVEREGISIRHPAQFVLVGSGNPEEGELRPQLLDRFGMHAEIRTVRDPELRVQIVEQRSEFDQDPAAYLTKHQAEQEALQVKLVEAQQRLASVNLDYEDRVRISEVCSELDVDGLRGDIVTNRAAKAIAAYEGRTEVTLDDIKRVIVLCLRHRLRKDPLESIDSGYKVEKVFCKVFGLADPDEAAVNGRQPVGAR; this is encoded by the coding sequence GTGAATTCTACTGTTGCGACCCCTTCGGCCACCTTTGCCCCCGCCCGCCGCGCGGTATTTCCCTTCACCGCCGTGATTGGCCAAGACGACATGAAGCTGGCCCTGCTGCTGAATGTCATCGACCCCAAAATTGGCGGAGTGATGATCATGGGCGATCGCGGCACCGGCAAATCCACCACCATTCGTGCCCTAGCCGACCTGCTGCCCGAAATCGAGGTCGTAGCCGATGACCCCTTCAGCCGTTCGCCCCAAGATCGCGACGTATGGGCCGAGCGCGGCACCGACGACCTACCCGTGGCGCACAAAAAAGTGCCCATGGTTGACCTGCCCCTGGGAGCCACCGAAGACCGGGTCTGCGGCACGATTGATATTGAAAAAGCCTTATCTGAAGGCGTCAAAGCCTTTGAACCGGGCCTGCTGGCCAAGGCCAATCGCGGCATTCTCTATGTAGACGAGGTCAACCTACTCGACGACCACCTCGTCGACGTGTTGCTTGACTCTGCCGCCTCGGGCTGGAACACTGTGGAGCGCGAAGGCATCTCCATTCGCCACCCGGCCCAGTTTGTGCTGGTGGGCTCCGGCAACCCCGAAGAAGGCGAACTGCGGCCCCAACTGCTCGATCGCTTCGGCATGCACGCCGAAATTCGCACTGTGCGCGACCCCGAGCTGCGGGTGCAGATTGTAGAGCAGCGCTCTGAGTTTGATCAAGACCCCGCCGCTTACCTGACCAAGCACCAGGCCGAGCAGGAAGCGCTCCAGGTCAAGCTGGTCGAGGCGCAGCAGAGGCTGGCTTCGGTCAACCTCGATTACGAAGACCGAGTGCGCATTTCTGAGGTGTGCTCAGAGCTAGATGTGGACGGGCTGCGGGGCGACATCGTCACCAACCGGGCGGCCAAGGCGATCGCCGCCTACGAGGGCCGTACTGAAGTCACCCTCGACGACATCAAGCGGGTGATTGTGCTCTGCCTGCGCCACCGTTTGCGCAAAGACCCTCTGGAGAGCATCGACTCGGGCTATAAGGTCGAGAAGGTGTTCTGCAAAGTGTTTGGTCTGGCCGACCCCGATGAAGCAGCGGTTAACGGTCGCCAGCCTGTGGGGGCTCGGTAA
- the ruvC gene encoding crossover junction endodeoxyribonuclease RuvC produces MGQRILGLDPGLAILGFGVIDGADLSAPPVSGTHAEAAVVDFGVIETPAKTPVGDRLCTIYTDLHSLLELYKPDLVAIEKFFFYRMGNTILVAQARGVVMLVLAQHGLPFVEFTPAQVKQALTGYGNADKSEVQQAVARELSLERIPRPDDAADGLALALAAWYQR; encoded by the coding sequence GTGGGTCAGCGCATTCTTGGGCTTGACCCAGGGTTAGCCATTCTGGGGTTTGGGGTAATCGACGGGGCCGATCTTTCGGCCCCGCCTGTCTCTGGCACCCACGCCGAGGCTGCAGTGGTCGATTTTGGCGTGATTGAAACCCCGGCTAAAACGCCAGTGGGTGATCGCCTCTGCACCATCTACACCGATTTGCACAGCCTGTTAGAACTGTACAAGCCGGATTTGGTGGCGATCGAGAAGTTCTTTTTTTACCGCATGGGCAACACCATTTTGGTGGCCCAAGCGCGGGGGGTGGTGATGCTGGTGCTGGCTCAGCACGGCCTGCCCTTTGTGGAGTTCACCCCGGCCCAGGTGAAACAGGCGCTGACGGGCTACGGCAATGCCGATAAGTCTGAGGTGCAGCAAGCGGTGGCTCGAGAGCTGAGCCTAGAGCGCATTCCCCGCCCTGACGATGCGGCAGATGGGCTGGCCCTGGCACTAGCGGCTTGGTATCAGCGTTAA
- a CDS encoding GNAT family N-acetyltransferase: MEHCYGFALPGYRLRIGSIRDRATVVKFMERTYTELDPHQPTDHIAATVDRYLGRDTPLWWVDVESTSGPPAAPVGSIWLGQATDQRSGVLHPYVLMLYVAPEHRRRGIATALLTVAHQWAQQQGHRQISLQVFSQNQAAQALYQSLGYYPEAILLKKELGSAASEIP; the protein is encoded by the coding sequence ATGGAACACTGTTATGGCTTTGCGCTGCCGGGCTACAGGTTGAGGATAGGCTCAATCCGCGATCGCGCCACCGTGGTCAAATTTATGGAGCGCACCTACACCGAGCTTGACCCCCACCAGCCCACGGACCACATTGCCGCCACGGTCGATCGCTACCTCGGCCGAGACACGCCCCTCTGGTGGGTGGATGTAGAGTCTACTTCTGGTCCCCCCGCTGCTCCAGTGGGGTCGATCTGGTTAGGGCAGGCGACCGACCAACGCAGCGGCGTTCTGCATCCCTACGTGCTGATGCTCTACGTCGCCCCTGAGCATCGGCGGCGCGGCATCGCTACGGCCCTACTCACGGTGGCTCACCAGTGGGCGCAGCAGCAGGGGCACAGGCAGATTAGCTTGCAAGTGTTTAGCCAAAATCAAGCGGCCCAAGCGCTATATCAATCTCTCGGCTATTACCCCGAGGCCATTCTGCTGAAGAAGGAGTTAGGCTCAGCCGCTAGCGAAATTCCTTAA
- a CDS encoding Uma2 family endonuclease — protein MTTTTQRLTLDEYLAYDDGSDRRCELINGELLPMSLGTGKHGAIIKRLERMFDVEAERVQNAWIALAGTVGLQSPRSERWDTVRIPDVSVLRLEQWEALQEREAVIRLNEPPPLLVVEVVSESTKSTDYRAKRAEYSVLDIPEYWIVDPLVGKVTICLLLEGWYEATEYQSQSVVQSSIFPELTLTVASILQS, from the coding sequence ATGACTACTACCACTCAGCGCCTGACCCTAGATGAGTATCTAGCCTATGACGACGGCAGCGATCGCCGATGCGAACTGATCAATGGGGAATTGCTACCGATGAGTTTGGGAACTGGTAAGCATGGGGCCATTATCAAGCGCCTGGAGAGGATGTTTGATGTCGAGGCTGAGCGAGTTCAGAATGCTTGGATTGCCCTAGCGGGAACAGTAGGACTGCAAAGCCCTCGCAGCGAACGTTGGGATACCGTCAGAATCCCTGATGTATCGGTGCTGAGACTAGAGCAGTGGGAGGCTTTACAAGAACGAGAGGCCGTTATTCGCCTCAATGAGCCACCACCACTGCTGGTTGTAGAAGTTGTGAGTGAATCAACCAAAAGCACCGATTACCGAGCAAAACGGGCAGAGTACAGCGTGCTGGACATCCCAGAATATTGGATTGTAGACCCGCTGGTGGGTAAAGTGACCATTTGCCTTCTTCTGGAAGGGTGGTACGAAGCCACAGAATACCAAAGCCAGAGCGTGGTTCAGTCGTCCATTTTTCCGGAACTGACCTTAACCGTTGCAAGTATTCTGCAAAGCTAG
- a CDS encoding class I SAM-dependent methyltransferase produces MATQSKTLFEQFFAPIFSHLVDRDALLRLRDSIDWEAGVNQFTNPQVVYPNYYKISNFHGIKNGYLNVDAALTYDPITQYVLPPGENWVRESLIKAIKGEPRRILDLGCGTGTTTLMLKRRFPNAEVMGLDLSPQMLVMADYKAKAAAVDVTFRHGNAMATGLPAASFDVVCATLLFHETPPAVAKTILSEAFRLLTPGGQMLVLDGNQRTLRASDWLSSIFEEPFIRDYGQGNVDAWLGYAGFEQVRTEDVFWLNQLSCGRKPLPVADRIEQPEGDRQSDDLPLPQPA; encoded by the coding sequence ATGGCAACTCAGTCTAAAACCCTGTTTGAGCAGTTCTTCGCGCCGATCTTTTCGCACCTGGTCGATCGCGATGCCCTGCTGCGGCTGCGCGACAGCATCGATTGGGAAGCCGGGGTGAACCAGTTCACCAATCCCCAGGTGGTGTATCCCAACTACTACAAAATCAGCAACTTTCACGGCATTAAAAACGGCTACCTGAATGTCGATGCCGCCCTCACCTACGACCCCATTACCCAGTACGTGCTGCCCCCTGGCGAAAACTGGGTGCGCGAGAGTCTGATCAAAGCCATTAAGGGCGAGCCTCGACGGATTTTAGATTTGGGCTGTGGCACGGGCACCACCACGCTGATGCTGAAGCGTCGCTTCCCTAATGCGGAGGTGATGGGTCTCGACCTGTCGCCCCAGATGCTGGTGATGGCCGACTACAAGGCTAAAGCGGCGGCGGTGGATGTGACATTTCGCCACGGCAACGCCATGGCCACTGGGCTGCCTGCCGCATCGTTTGACGTGGTGTGCGCCACGCTGCTGTTCCACGAAACCCCCCCAGCGGTGGCTAAAACCATTCTCTCAGAGGCGTTTCGGCTGCTGACGCCCGGTGGGCAAATGCTGGTGCTCGACGGCAACCAGCGCACCCTGCGGGCTAGCGACTGGCTTAGCAGCATTTTTGAGGAACCCTTTATTCGCGACTACGGTCAAGGCAATGTCGATGCCTGGTTGGGCTACGCCGGTTTCGAGCAGGTGCGCACGGAGGATGTGTTTTGGCTCAACCAGCTGAGCTGTGGCCGCAAGCCGTTGCCAGTGGCGGATCGCATAGAGCAGCCAGAGGGCGATCGCCAGTCCGATGATCTTCCCCTACCTCAGCCCGCCTAG